In Chryseobacterium gleum, a single genomic region encodes these proteins:
- a CDS encoding zinc ribbon domain-containing protein, which yields MAKTNDISVEEKLRALYDLQIIDSRLDEIRNTRGELPIEVEDLEIEIEGLEKRAEKFHADIKDQEDQIKTKHEVINHAKTLIEKYKSQQDNVRNNKEFEALGKEIEFQDLEIQLAEKRIKEFGAKIAHKNETLSELNAKIDDLKSHLKFKKEELDGLISETQKEEEYLIEQSKEFAAKIDERLLASYNRIRTNSINGLAVVGLERGAPKGSFFTIPPQKQMEIAQRKKIIIDEHSGKILVDDELVMEENEKMKSVIKF from the coding sequence ATGGCAAAAACCAACGATATTTCAGTTGAAGAAAAATTAAGAGCTTTATACGATTTACAGATCATTGATTCAAGATTGGATGAAATCCGAAATACTAGAGGAGAATTGCCAATTGAAGTTGAAGATCTTGAAATCGAGATTGAAGGCCTTGAAAAAAGAGCTGAAAAATTTCATGCAGATATCAAAGATCAGGAAGATCAGATCAAAACAAAGCATGAAGTGATTAACCATGCTAAAACTTTAATTGAGAAATACAAATCTCAGCAGGATAATGTAAGAAACAATAAAGAGTTTGAAGCATTAGGGAAAGAAATAGAATTCCAGGACCTGGAAATTCAGCTTGCTGAAAAAAGAATTAAAGAATTCGGAGCTAAAATTGCTCACAAAAACGAAACTTTAAGCGAACTGAATGCTAAGATCGACGATCTGAAAAGCCACTTGAAGTTCAAGAAAGAAGAATTGGATGGGCTGATCTCTGAAACTCAGAAAGAAGAAGAGTATTTAATTGAGCAGTCTAAAGAATTCGCAGCTAAAATTGATGAGAGATTACTGGCTTCTTACAACAGAATCAGAACAAACTCTATCAACGGTCTTGCTGTAGTAGGATTGGAAAGAGGAGCTCCAAAAGGATCTTTCTTCACGATTCCTCCACAAAAGCAGATGGAAATTGCTCAGAGAAAGAAAATCATTATTGATGAGCACTCTGGGAAAATCCTTGTTGATGACGAG
- a CDS encoding GEVED domain-containing protein: MRNFLLVGFLITGFLSSAQSYCTPQFASGCDGGDMIDSFKIPAAGFDHSNTGCSTNAYGDYTSMTINLNAGLSYDFSVKHNYSNQNVRIWIDFNNDGTFDDAAPELAASASSTLVGGENITSGLITIPSTVTPGTYRMRVGDRYSSQPIPCNTGGYGEAHDYTVVIGSAPTCLAPTALTASSVTANSAQIAWTAPSSAPGVGYEYYYSVSSTYPTASTVASGSSTGLSTNLPSLTPATTYYVWVRSVCTATDKSAWSQMATFMTSCVAVGVPYTLNFESITPPDLPNCTSVVNDGSGNIWETGDLDAQGFTGNVLQYSYDYANSADTWFFTNGINLTAGVTYRIKYKYANAEGVVYAEKLKVAYGTSATGAAMTNTLADHPNIVTSAATSTFVNFTPTSTGVYYFGFQAYSDANMNKLYVDDINIDVAPACSEPSALVISNLSAAGATVSWTGATPVPANGYDIYYSTTNTAPTSATTPNFTGITATTYNIPSLTASTAYYVWVRSACSATSKSVWSESASFTTLCSSTGLPYTVDFENVTVPALPGCTVNVNVGTGNNWETSDPPSDSQGFTTNVLKYHYNSSSAANTWFFTQGLNLTAGVQYTISYKYGNNSSTYVEKLKVAYGTSPDAAAMTGSVADYPSINDGVAHTESVTFTVPVTGVYFFGFNAYSDSDQYYLYIDDISINNANLATSEVAVAKNTIQVYPNPFTDVLNISDSKNVKNILVTDTTGRLVKTIANPESAIHLRDLMQGVYLVTLEMKDGTKHTIKAIKK; this comes from the coding sequence ATGAGAAATTTTTTACTTGTTGGTTTCTTAATAACCGGCTTTTTATCCTCAGCACAGAGTTACTGTACACCACAGTTTGCCAGTGGCTGTGATGGAGGGGACATGATAGATTCTTTTAAAATTCCGGCAGCCGGATTTGATCATTCGAATACTGGATGCTCCACGAATGCATACGGAGATTACACTTCCATGACAATCAACCTGAATGCAGGTTTAAGTTATGATTTTAGCGTTAAGCACAATTACAGTAATCAGAATGTACGCATCTGGATAGATTTTAATAATGACGGAACTTTTGATGATGCAGCTCCTGAGCTTGCTGCGTCTGCAAGCAGTACTCTTGTAGGAGGAGAAAATATTACTTCCGGGCTTATAACAATACCTTCTACCGTTACTCCTGGTACTTACAGAATGAGGGTAGGAGATCGTTATTCCAGTCAACCTATCCCTTGTAATACAGGAGGCTATGGTGAAGCCCATGATTATACAGTGGTAATTGGATCGGCTCCAACCTGTTTGGCCCCTACTGCTTTAACGGCATCTTCAGTTACAGCTAATTCAGCTCAGATAGCATGGACGGCACCATCTTCTGCACCAGGTGTTGGATATGAATATTACTATTCAGTTTCCAGCACATATCCTACTGCTTCTACGGTAGCTTCAGGATCAAGCACAGGATTAAGTACCAACCTGCCTTCACTTACACCAGCAACTACTTATTATGTATGGGTACGTTCCGTATGTACTGCTACAGATAAAAGTGCGTGGTCCCAAATGGCTACATTTATGACATCCTGCGTTGCTGTAGGAGTGCCATATACTCTGAATTTTGAAAGTATAACACCTCCTGATCTGCCGAATTGTACCTCAGTGGTTAATGACGGTTCAGGGAATATATGGGAAACAGGTGACCTTGATGCTCAAGGATTTACGGGAAATGTACTTCAGTATTCATATGATTATGCCAATAGTGCCGATACCTGGTTCTTCACAAATGGAATAAACCTTACCGCAGGAGTTACCTACAGAATCAAATATAAATATGCAAATGCAGAAGGAGTTGTGTACGCTGAAAAGTTAAAAGTAGCTTACGGAACTTCGGCTACAGGTGCAGCAATGACTAATACATTAGCAGATCACCCGAATATTGTCACCAGTGCAGCTACCAGTACCTTTGTAAACTTCACACCGACCTCTACAGGTGTTTATTATTTTGGATTCCAGGCTTATTCTGATGCTAATATGAATAAATTATATGTGGATGATATCAATATAGATGTTGCACCGGCTTGTAGTGAACCTAGCGCACTAGTCATTTCCAATCTAAGTGCAGCTGGAGCTACAGTTTCCTGGACAGGAGCAACTCCCGTACCTGCGAACGGATATGATATTTATTATAGTACAACCAATACAGCACCTACATCCGCAACTACACCTAATTTCACAGGAATTACTGCGACTACCTATAATATTCCGAGCTTAACAGCTTCTACTGCTTATTATGTATGGGTTAGATCTGCATGTAGTGCTACCAGTAAAAGTGTATGGAGTGAGTCGGCTTCATTTACAACATTATGTTCAAGTACCGGTCTTCCTTATACTGTAGATTTTGAAAATGTTACTGTTCCGGCGCTTCCAGGTTGTACCGTGAATGTTAATGTGGGAACAGGAAATAATTGGGAAACGTCAGATCCACCTTCTGACAGCCAGGGATTCACGACTAATGTATTGAAGTATCATTATAACTCTTCCAGCGCTGCCAATACCTGGTTCTTTACACAAGGACTGAATTTAACAGCAGGAGTGCAGTATACGATCAGCTATAAGTATGGTAATAACTCATCAACCTATGTTGAAAAATTGAAAGTAGCCTACGGAACTTCACCGGATGCAGCAGCGATGACAGGTTCTGTAGCAGATTATCCTTCAATTAATGATGGCGTTGCTCACACAGAATCTGTGACATTTACAGTTCCTGTAACAGGTGTGTATTTCTTTGGATTTAATGCATATTCAGATTCTGACCAGTATTATCTGTATATCGATGATATTAGTATTAACAACGCCAACCTTGCAACATCCGAAGTTGCTGTAGCGAAGAATACGATCCAGGTTTATCCTAATCCGTTTACAGATGTTTTAAATATTTCTGACAGCAAGAATGTTAAAAATATATTGGTAACAGATACTACAGGAAGACTGGTGAAAACTATTGCGAACCCTGAATCTGCAATCCATTTGAGGGATTTAATGCAAGGTGTCTATTTAGTAACTCTGGAAATGAAAGACGGTACCAAGCACACCATTAAAGCGATTAAAAAGTAA
- a CDS encoding ion transporter has protein sequence MEREHNLVPEDKLWKRYLYRIIYRSDTKLGKLFDIILLSLILVSTAIIMMESVPKLDKRFHYTFLILEWVISIFFTLEYSMRIAVVKNKRNYIFSFFGIIDFLALVPFYLSFFFPVTKYFLIFRMLRMLRIFRIFNLLDFMNDGYLIVRALKNSSRKIYIFLLFLIIFSVIVGSLMFMVEGGRQGFETIPQSIYWAVVTVTTVGYGDVSPITPLGKFFAVVLMLAGYSIIAVPTGIVTAEMRNKRQNLEMVCERCGNDDIDDDARYCKKCGKKLA, from the coding sequence ATGGAAAGAGAACATAATCTTGTTCCTGAGGACAAACTTTGGAAAAGATACCTTTACCGGATAATTTACCGCTCCGATACAAAGCTTGGAAAACTCTTCGACATCATATTATTGTCTTTAATTCTTGTAAGTACTGCTATTATTATGATGGAAAGCGTACCTAAACTTGATAAAAGGTTTCATTATACTTTCCTGATCCTTGAATGGGTAATCTCTATTTTCTTCACCCTGGAGTATTCTATGCGGATTGCTGTAGTAAAAAATAAACGCAATTATATATTCAGTTTTTTTGGAATCATAGACTTTCTTGCTCTTGTGCCTTTTTACCTCAGCTTTTTCTTTCCGGTCACCAAATATTTCCTGATCTTCAGAATGCTGAGAATGCTGAGGATATTCAGGATTTTCAATTTACTTGATTTCATGAATGACGGCTACTTAATTGTGAGGGCATTAAAGAACAGTTCCAGGAAAATCTACATATTCCTTCTGTTTCTGATCATTTTCTCCGTTATTGTAGGTTCACTTATGTTTATGGTGGAAGGCGGGAGACAAGGTTTTGAAACGATACCGCAATCCATCTACTGGGCAGTGGTTACTGTGACCACCGTAGGATATGGTGATGTGTCTCCTATTACGCCTTTAGGAAAGTTTTTTGCGGTTGTTCTGATGCTGGCAGGTTATTCCATTATTGCAGTTCCTACCGGTATTGTAACAGCGGAGATGAGAAACAAAAGACAGAACCTGGAAATGGTATGTGAACGGTGTGGTAATGATGACATTGATGATGATGCAAGGTATTGCAAGAAATGTGGCAAGAAATTAGCTTAA
- a CDS encoding fibronectin type III domain-containing protein has protein sequence MKKLLLSCLASLSMGVYAQTNIANYTFSKSTGVTYTSITGGTKLFPVGNNTTYDNDVSAAIPLSSPFNFGGVAMTTCYVSANGFIAFGAAPSGTNYTPLSSLGSTTGAISAFGQDGGFSSSDTTQPPGNHEVRYEDLGTEFVVQWQDHANYSNRSTERLNFQIRLVYATGEIKIIYGNCTDPGTSTSNSTPQVGIRGNSTTYASNVNSLMIGNIPSGTTCDWSKAVTGSANSSTMLFSSTTNASVKIPAGLQYKWTPGTQAPVRTFAAATAIANNAATINWTAPTGATAYNVQYRAVGSCDWTDFAGNPVSAASATITGLAQNTTYQVQVQALNGSVQSVYSHIPNAAGTGSGYASTGSFTTLANCTSTVTGLSSSALTPETATISWTASTTPPGNGYEYYYSTSSTTPVSTVTPSGSVGAGITTANLSGLVPSTQYYYWVRANCNGTDKGVWSSSANFTTLGLCPTVTAPASSATGVSVNPTITWNAVNGATGYKLKVGTTSGGNDILDTDIAGGANTSYTFTSPLNFSTTYYYSVTAYTANITGPATACTVRSFQTICTSTNLPYTLDFENVTTPALPICTTVVNSGSGNLWKTATGPTGFTGKVLNYSYNSTNAANTWFFTQGLNLTAGVSYRIKYKYANSTGTTQYPEKLKVAYGSSATSAAMTNTLADYPNITGGTATSAFVDFTPSATGIYYFGFQAYSVADMNQIYVDDIYIDATPTCSEPSGVTVSAITNGGANVSWTAPAAAPGNGYEYYYSTSSTAPTASTTASGTSTTASASLSGLSASTTYYVWVRSVCSASDKSVWTSPATVFTTLCNAVTAPFSQNFDAGVAPSCWNNVNPTATTTDANLFWKFSGSADYGANTANNGRPAGTYAWVDASSPYSGAGVNTVQLVTPSVNLAGLTAPLVSFDWFKNHSTSTSTTVSPSTYDNNKLTVEVNDGNGWIEIFSDNTNLNQWRTVAVPLAASYIGATIQVRFTVNKNVNGNGYFYDDVLLDNVEIKQNPNLATSETSVKENKINVYPNPFTDTLTISDVSKVQSVSIVDVSGRLIKTIEKPSSELQLRDLKEGLYLVVLNMKDGSKQTIKAIKR, from the coding sequence ATGAAGAAACTATTACTTTCGTGTCTGGCTTCTTTAAGTATGGGAGTCTATGCACAAACCAACATCGCCAACTATACTTTTTCTAAAAGTACGGGGGTGACTTACACCTCAATTACAGGAGGTACAAAATTATTTCCGGTGGGAAATAATACAACTTATGATAATGACGTATCTGCGGCAATTCCTCTTTCTTCCCCTTTTAATTTTGGAGGTGTTGCGATGACTACATGTTATGTGAGTGCTAATGGATTTATAGCCTTTGGAGCTGCACCTTCAGGGACAAACTATACTCCATTGTCATCTCTGGGATCAACAACAGGAGCTATTTCAGCCTTTGGGCAGGATGGAGGTTTTTCATCGTCAGATACAACACAGCCACCCGGAAATCATGAAGTAAGATATGAGGATCTGGGAACTGAGTTTGTAGTACAGTGGCAGGATCATGCCAATTACAGCAACAGATCTACTGAAAGGTTGAATTTTCAAATCCGTCTTGTGTATGCTACCGGAGAAATCAAAATCATATATGGAAACTGTACAGATCCTGGAACCAGTACCTCCAACAGTACACCTCAGGTAGGAATAAGGGGTAATAGTACTACCTACGCTTCAAATGTTAACTCTCTGATGATTGGAAATATACCTTCCGGTACTACCTGCGACTGGTCTAAAGCTGTTACCGGTAGTGCTAATAGCAGCACTATGCTGTTCTCCAGTACAACCAATGCAAGTGTTAAAATTCCGGCCGGATTGCAGTATAAATGGACTCCAGGTACGCAGGCACCAGTAAGAACTTTTGCTGCTGCAACTGCAATTGCTAATAATGCTGCGACAATCAACTGGACTGCTCCAACAGGAGCAACAGCTTACAATGTCCAGTATAGAGCGGTTGGAAGTTGTGACTGGACTGACTTCGCTGGTAATCCGGTTTCTGCTGCTTCTGCCACAATTACAGGGCTGGCGCAGAATACAACTTATCAGGTACAGGTACAAGCTTTAAATGGTTCGGTGCAATCTGTTTACTCTCATATTCCAAATGCTGCAGGAACAGGAAGTGGTTATGCTTCTACAGGATCTTTTACAACATTGGCTAATTGTACAAGTACAGTTACTGGTCTTTCTTCTTCTGCTTTAACTCCTGAAACCGCAACGATAAGCTGGACTGCTTCAACAACGCCTCCAGGTAATGGATATGAATATTATTATTCTACATCTTCCACTACACCTGTTTCAACGGTTACTCCTTCAGGTTCTGTAGGTGCCGGAATAACAACTGCAAATTTATCCGGTCTGGTTCCTTCAACTCAGTATTATTATTGGGTGAGAGCAAATTGTAACGGAACAGATAAAGGAGTATGGTCAAGTTCAGCTAACTTTACAACATTAGGTCTTTGTCCTACAGTTACCGCTCCGGCATCCAGTGCTACAGGAGTAAGCGTAAACCCTACAATAACATGGAATGCTGTAAATGGGGCTACAGGCTACAAGTTAAAAGTTGGAACAACTTCAGGTGGTAATGATATTTTAGATACGGATATTGCTGGTGGAGCTAATACATCTTATACTTTCACTTCTCCATTAAATTTTTCAACAACTTATTATTACTCTGTTACTGCATATACTGCTAATATTACAGGGCCGGCTACAGCATGTACGGTAAGATCTTTCCAAACAATATGTACTTCTACCAACTTACCATATACTTTAGATTTTGAAAATGTTACGACGCCTGCTTTACCTATCTGTACAACAGTTGTTAATAGTGGTTCTGGAAATCTCTGGAAAACAGCAACTGGACCTACTGGCTTTACAGGAAAAGTACTTAACTACTCATACAACAGCACTAATGCTGCTAATACGTGGTTCTTTACACAAGGACTGAACCTTACAGCCGGTGTTAGCTACAGAATCAAATATAAATATGCAAATTCAACAGGAACGACACAATATCCTGAAAAATTAAAAGTTGCTTATGGATCGTCAGCTACAAGTGCAGCTATGACAAATACTTTAGCTGACTACCCTAATATTACCGGTGGAACAGCCACAAGTGCTTTCGTAGATTTTACACCAAGCGCAACTGGTATTTATTATTTTGGATTCCAGGCTTATTCTGTCGCGGATATGAACCAGATTTATGTTGATGATATTTATATAGACGCTACTCCTACTTGTTCAGAACCATCAGGTGTTACTGTTTCTGCTATTACAAACGGTGGCGCAAATGTTTCATGGACTGCTCCTGCTGCAGCTCCTGGAAATGGATATGAATATTATTATTCTACAAGCAGTACTGCTCCTACAGCTTCTACAACTGCTTCGGGAACCAGCACTACAGCTTCAGCATCTTTATCCGGGTTATCTGCTTCTACAACCTACTATGTTTGGGTGAGATCTGTATGTAGTGCTTCTGATAAGAGTGTCTGGACTTCTCCGGCAACTGTTTTCACTACACTTTGTAACGCAGTAACAGCTCCGTTCTCTCAAAACTTTGATGCAGGAGTTGCTCCAAGCTGCTGGAATAATGTAAATCCGACGGCAACTACTACTGATGCGAATCTTTTCTGGAAATTCTCAGGATCAGCAGATTATGGTGCAAATACAGCTAACAATGGAAGACCGGCAGGTACTTACGCCTGGGTAGATGCAAGTTCGCCATATAGCGGAGCAGGAGTGAATACAGTGCAATTGGTTACTCCTTCTGTGAATCTGGCAGGATTAACTGCACCGCTTGTTTCTTTTGACTGGTTTAAAAATCATTCAACATCAACTTCTACTACAGTTTCTCCATCTACTTATGATAACAATAAACTTACTGTAGAGGTAAATGATGGAAATGGTTGGATAGAGATCTTTAGTGATAATACAAACCTGAATCAATGGAGAACAGTTGCTGTTCCTTTAGCAGCTTCTTATATCGGGGCTACTATTCAGGTAAGATTTACTGTAAATAAAAATGTAAATGGTAACGGATACTTCTATGATGATGTTCTTTTAGATAATGTTGAAATAAAACAAAATCCTAACTTGGCAACTTCTGAAACTTCTGTGAAAGAGAATAAGATTAATGTATATCCTAATCCGTTTACTGATACATTAACAATTTCTGATGTTTCTAAAGTACAATCAGTTTCAATTGTTGATGTTTCCGGAAGATTGATTAAAACAATTGAAAAACCTTCTTCTGAACTTCAGTTGAGAGATCTGAAAGAAGGATTATATCTGGTTGTTTTGAATATGAAAGACGGATCTAAGCAAACCATTAAAGCAATTAAAAGATAA
- a CDS encoding Nif3-like dinuclear metal center hexameric protein — translation MKLKTVIAKIEEEISIRQAEDFDNVGLLCGVYDRDVSGILVCHDALENVVDEAVARNCNLIVCFHPIIFSGLKSLTGKNYVERAVLKAIENKVAIYAVHTAFDNDFFGVNHGICSQLGLKNMKILQPKENNLKQLTVFVPKEYSEKVKEAMFSAGAGGIGFYDECSFTVNGNGTFRPVEGSNPFSGQQGIRENADEDMISVIFEDFKQGQIVGAMKAAHPYEEVAHQIYSLDNKNHHAGLGMYGDLEEEMDEKDFLGFVKEKFGLEVIKHSSFNNKKIKRVGVLGGSGASGIRSAAAKKCDAYLTGDLKYHDYFLAESKMLICDIGHYESEQFVTQQLFEILSQKFSTFAISKSIEKTNPVNYFI, via the coding sequence ATGAAACTAAAAACTGTAATCGCAAAGATAGAAGAGGAAATAAGTATCAGACAGGCAGAAGATTTTGATAATGTAGGATTGTTGTGTGGTGTTTATGACCGCGATGTATCCGGGATTCTGGTATGCCATGATGCGCTGGAGAATGTAGTAGATGAGGCTGTTGCGAGAAACTGTAATCTCATAGTATGTTTTCATCCAATTATATTTTCAGGATTAAAATCCCTGACGGGAAAAAACTATGTGGAAAGAGCCGTATTAAAGGCTATTGAAAATAAAGTAGCGATCTATGCCGTTCATACTGCATTTGATAATGACTTCTTTGGGGTAAATCATGGAATATGCAGCCAGCTGGGACTAAAAAATATGAAAATTCTTCAGCCAAAGGAAAATAATTTAAAACAGCTGACGGTATTTGTTCCCAAAGAATATTCAGAAAAAGTAAAGGAAGCTATGTTTTCAGCCGGCGCAGGAGGCATTGGATTTTATGACGAATGCAGCTTTACAGTGAACGGCAACGGAACATTCAGACCGGTAGAAGGATCCAATCCATTTTCCGGGCAGCAGGGAATTCGTGAAAATGCGGATGAAGACATGATCTCTGTAATTTTTGAAGACTTTAAACAGGGACAGATTGTAGGAGCGATGAAAGCTGCACACCCTTATGAGGAGGTAGCGCATCAGATATACAGTCTGGATAATAAAAATCATCATGCCGGACTGGGAATGTATGGAGACCTGGAAGAAGAAATGGATGAAAAGGATTTTCTTGGGTTTGTGAAAGAAAAGTTTGGACTTGAAGTCATAAAACATTCGTCTTTCAACAATAAAAAAATCAAAAGAGTAGGGGTTCTGGGTGGTTCAGGAGCCAGTGGGATACGATCTGCAGCCGCCAAAAAATGTGATGCTTACCTTACCGGAGATCTTAAATACCATGATTATTTTCTGGCAGAGTCTAAAATGCTGATCTGTGATATAGGACATTATGAATCTGAACAATTTGTTACTCAACAATTATTTGAAATTTTATCACAAAAATTTAGTACATTTGCAATTTCAAAATCTATTGAAAAAACAAACCCAGTAAATTATTTCATTTAA